In Daucus carota subsp. sativus chromosome 4, DH1 v3.0, whole genome shotgun sequence, one DNA window encodes the following:
- the LOC108218505 gene encoding protein DOG1-like 4: MPTNQSVSNFEDFYEKWTAQQKLHLDALVAASETPQSSQNPSYVCALVKSVVDHYEEYYRMKSHWAKQDVILMLSPTWTTPLEQAFCWIGGWRPTMAIHLLYSKSGLQLQERIVDVALGLATGDLADLNSSQIDQVDKLQRKTTMEEREISEKMAKQQGNVADSDMVELTHELDDDEEKVESILRRKEEGLEKVLERADDLRLRTLKGVINILTPSQSLHFLVAAAELHLRLHNWGKERETKERDLSAA; this comes from the coding sequence ATGCCTACTAATCAGAGTGTTAGTAACTTTGAAGATTTCTACGAGAAATGGACTGCCCAGCAGAAACTTCACCTGGATGCTCTTGTTGCAGCATCAGAAACTCCACAATCCAGTCAGAATCCTAGTTATGTATGTGCTCTTGTCAAATCTGTGGTTGATCACTATGAGGAGTACTATCGAATGAAATCGCATTGGGCCAAACAAGATGTGATTCTCATGCTCTCTCCCACCTGGACTACCCCTCTGGAGCAGGCTTTCTGCTGGATTGGAGGCTGGAGGCCTACCATGGCTATCCACCTCCTCTACTCCAAATCCGGGTTGCAGCTCCAGGAGCGGATAGTTGACGTGGCGCTGGGACTCGCTACGGGTGACCTGGCTGATCTCAACTCTAGTCAGATTGACCAGGTCGACAAGTTGCAGAGGAAGACCACTATGGAGGAGAGGGAGATAAGTGAGAAGATGGCGAAGCAGCAAGGTAACGTGGCTGACTCGGATATGGTGGAGCTGACTCATGAGTTGGATGACGACGAGGAGAAAGTTGAGTCGATTCTGAGGAGGAAGGAAGAAGGGTTGGAGAAAGTACTGGAGAGGGCGGATGACTTGAGGCTGAGGACGTTGAAAGGGGTGATCAATATCTTGACCCCGAGTCAGTCTCTTCACTTCTTGGTTGCTGCTGCTGAGTTGCACCTCAGGCTGCATAACTGGGGAAAAGAAAGAGAGACCAAAGAGAGAGACCTGTCAGCTGCTTAG
- the LOC108218504 gene encoding protein disulfide-isomerase: MASRVPMIITLLFYSVIVVSAKKKFVLTLDSTNFTQIVAKYNFVVVEFYAPWCGHCKKLAPQYEKAAKKLSSHDPPVVLAKVDANEEGNKALAREYEIRGFPTLKIVRNGGTIIQDYKGPREADGIVTYLKKQSGPASTEIKSTEDADKLIVDNKIAVVGIFPEFSGEKFKNFTTLSEKLRSDYEFGHTLDAKHLPRGDSSLSEPTIRLLKPFDELVVDFQDFNVETLEKSVQESSLPLVTLFNKDPSNHPSIIKFFNSPDAKALLFMNFSSDLFDVFKSKLHEVAQQFKGQGIIFLMGDVETSAQAFQFYGVKDEHVPVIVIQTNDGQKYLKAHVEPDHIAPWVKDYKDGNVRPFLKSEPIPEANTEPVKVVVGETFEDMVSKSEKNVLIEFYAPWCGHCKKLAPILDEIALSLSKDPEIVIAKIDASANDIPSETFDVKGYPTLYFKSANGVLTQYQGDRTKEDILLFIQKHRETIVQQTLSKDEL; the protein is encoded by the exons ATGGCGTCTAGGGTTCCGATGATCATAACTTTATTATTCTACTCCGTCATCGTAGTCTCCgctaaaaaaaagtttgtactgACACTCGATTCCACTAATTTCACTCAAATCGTTGCCAAATACAACTTCGTAGTCGTTGAATTCTACGCTCCTTG GTGTGGTCACTGCAAGAAACTTGCTCCTCAG TATGAGAAAGCTGCTAAAAAACTGAGTAGTCATGATCCTCCAGTCGTACTAGCAAAAGTTGATGCCAATGAAGAGGGAAACAAAGCTTTAGCACGTGAGTATGAAATCAGAGGTTTTCCGACCCTTAAAATCGTCAGAAATGGAGGGACGATCATTCAAGATTACAAAGGACCTCGTGAGGCAGATGGCATAGTTACCTATTTAAAGAAACAAAGTGGTCCTGCTTCTACAGAAATAAAGTCTACTGAGGATGCTGACAAGCTTATTGTTGACAACAAAATTGCTGTT GTCGGAATTTTCCCAGAATTCTCTGGagaaaagtttaaaaatttcaCAACTCTTTCTGAGAAGTTGCGGTCAGACTATGAGTTTGGTCATACATTGGATGCAAAACACTTGCCACGTGGTGACTCGTCATTGTCTGAACCTACAATCAGGTTGCTTAAGCCATTTGATGAGCTCGTTGTTGATTTTCAG GATTTTAATGTTGAAACTTTGGAAAAATCGGTTCAAGAATCAAGTCTTCCTCTGGTAACACTGTTTAACAAAGACCCTAGCAATCATCCCTCCATTATAAAATTCTTCAACAGTCCCGATGCAAAG GCTTTGCTGTTTATGAACTTCAGTAGCGATCTTTTTGATGTTTTTAAATCGAAACTACACGAGGTCGCTCAACAATTCAAGGGACAGGGAATAATTTTTCTTATGGGAGACGTTGAGACTAGTGCACAAGCTTTTCAG TTTTATGGTGTTAAAGACGAGCATGTGCCAGTCATTGTTATCCAGACCAATGATGGACAGAAATACCTAAAAGCACATGTGGAGCCTGATCATATTGCGCCATGGGTGAAGGATTACAAG GATGGCAATGTACGGCCATTTTTAAAATCAGAGCCTATTCCCGAGGCCAATACTGAACCGGTGAAGGTAGTTGTTGGTGAAACCTTCGAAGACATGGTTTCTAAATCTGAAAAAAATG TTCTTATTGAGTTCTATGCGCCCTGGTGCGGACATTGTAAAAAATTGGCTCCAATTTTGGATGAAATTGCCCTCTCATTATCAAAGGATCCTGAAATCGTCATTGCAAAGATT GATGCTTCTGCAAATGATATACCGAGCGAGACTTTTGACGTGAAAGGTTACCCAACACTATACTTTAAGTCTGCAAATGGAGTTTTGACGCAGTACCAAGGGGACAGGACAAAGGaagatatattactttttattcaGAAGCATCGTGAAACAATTGTTCAGCAAACCCTTTCGAAGGACGAGCTgtaa
- the LOC108218503 gene encoding uncharacterized protein LOC108218503, protein MTALILLIWFDDLVIRVWICYCLEGFVIVGMGCGGSKVDDLPLVIRCRERKELIKAAVDHRYALSTAHILYFRSLIDVGEALRRFVDEEIVVGESPLDSPVLTLPSDEGKRGRSRNLGSTSRNVGGEHRKSTSDSGSISHGHLRVDDDEDGHLHLSDSDLDSSSGHIHLDDGHIHIDDEEDDDDSPRNRGRKASPPRQRGFQPEGYGVDGYPGREPNGYGVDRYPPWGPNGYESNFNPPPQSAWQPYGYGMNPPYAMNVVDEPYGMNVVDEPYGMNVADQPYGMNVEDQPYGTGWGQYGGSSNSYAYYMRSSGPSVRTVIHGEGPYASANSYSGYPDASGGFFGFLTSSPPERPPPSNRTSSQADPLPPPPPAPSVSGWDFLNPFDGYGYENGYLGNYTQSVYGSIASSPNSDEVREREGIPDLEEETETEIIKEVQKQKNVNENVKRNPKPMPPKKGDGSRAVRSHGSEGSPRTVPSHSNDASRAIPSHNDGDTKAIPSRNDGGKKAMPSFQSEGTSRAGPSRNNEAKSSSSAKGEEGSPDTVVTMSSEDDYVQKREVSFEVEEVSIHDVESSKTSSLTTLSTHGSRDIQEVVGEIKNEFEIASSHGKEVALMLEVGKLPYLPKSTALKVALSRIMHRKAPSSASSLASSRPSVRVNSKTIKLARSYYENSEKDTNVEYGNISSILEELYAWEKKLYKEVKVEERLRLVYEKLCKKLKALDDKGAESSKIDATRASVRRLLTKLNVCMRGIEAISSRIHKLRDEELQPRITTLIHGLTRMWKLMLKCHRKQFQAIMDSKTRTLRSNTGFQKDSRLRATIELEMELRSWCSNFNDWITAQKSYVQSLNGWLFQCLNYEPEVTSDGIVPFSPGRIGAPLIFATCHDWHQAMEVMNEDGVSNSMQHFASNLRKLWERQDEEQRHRLKAEFLAKDYDKRMKGLHGERVKPGRKQDGVSGKSIAASDSGISRHDDLKVDLDSMRKRLEEERIRHSDAMKLVHDAASSSLQGGLVPIFKALENFSSEALKAHAQVRPQTSGEGN, encoded by the exons ATGACTGCTTTGATTTTGTTGATTTGGTTTGATGATTTAGTGATTAGGGTTTGGATTTGTTATTGTTTGGAGGGGTTTGTAATTGTTGGAATGGGTTGTGGAGGGTCTAAAGTTGATGACTTGCCATTAGTGATTAGGTGTAGGGAGAGAAAAGAACTAATTAAAGCTGCAGTTGATCATAGGTATGCTCTTTCTACTGCACATATACTGTATTTTCGTTCTTTGATTGATGTTGGTGAGGCGCTCCGTCGGTTTGTTGATGAAGAGATTGTGGTTGGCGAATCGCCTTTGGATTCGCCTGTGCTTACATTGCCCTCTGATGAGGGGAAAAGGGGGAGAAGTAGGAATTTGGGGAGTACTAGTAGGAATGTTGGTGGTGAGCACCGCAAGAGTACTTCGGATTCGGGGTCGATTTCTCATGGTCATTTGAgggttgatgatgatgaggatggtCATTTGCATTTATCGGATTCTGACTTGGATTCGTCTTCTGGTCATATTCATTTAGATGATGGACACATTCACATTGATGacgaagaagatgatgatgatagtCCAAGAAATAGGGGTAGAAAGGCTTCTCCACCTCGTCAAAGAGGTTTTCAGCCCGAGGGTTATGGAGTGGATGGATATCCTGGAAGGGAGCCTAATGGTTATGGAGTAGATAGATATCCTCCTTGGGGGCCTAATGGTTATGAGTCAAATTTTAATCCACCCCCTCAATCAGCTTGGCAGCCGTATGGTTATGGGATGAATCCGCCTTATGCTATGAATGTTGTGGATGAACCTTATGGAATGAATGTCGTGGATGAACCTTATGGAATGAATGTTGCGGATCAACCTTATGGAATGAATGTCGAAGATCAACCCTATGGAACAGGTTGGGGACAGTATGGAGGGAGTTCAAATTCATATGCATATTACATGAGAAGCTCTGGGCCATCTGTTCGTACTGTGATTCATGGTGAAGGACCATATGCCTCTGCAAATTCATACTCAGGGTACCCTGATGCAAGTGGGGGGTTCTTTGGGTTTCTAACAAGTTCACCACCAGAAAGGCCTCCCCCAAGTAACAGAACTAGTTCTCAAGCTGATCCACTTCCACCTCCGCCTCCTGCCCCAAGTGTTTCTGGATGGGATTTTTTAAACCCTTTTGATGGATATGGTTATGAGAATGGTTATCTAGGTAATTATACTCAGAGTGTGTATGGATCTATTGCTAGTAGTCCAAATTCGGATGAAGTAAGGGAAAGGGAGGGAATTCCTGATTTAGAAGAAGAAACGGAAACTGAGATCATTAAAGAAGTTCAGAAGCAAAAAAATGTGAATGAGAATGTAAAGAGAAATCCTAAACCAATGCCACCAAAAAAAGGCGATGGTTCAAGGGCTGTTCGGTCGCATGGTAGTGAGGGTAGTCCAAGGACGGTACCGTCTCACAGTAATGATGCTTCAAGGGCAATACCATCCCACAATGACGGAGATACAAAGGCAATTCCATCACGCAATGACGGAGGTAAGAAGGCCATGCCATCATTTCAAAGTGAGGGCACTTCTAGAGCAGGACCATCACGAAATAATGAGGCAAAATCATCAAGTTCTGCAAAAGGTGAAGAAGGCAGTCCGGATACAGTTGTGACAATGAGCTCAGAGGATGATTATGTGCAGAAAAGAGAGGTCAGTTTTGAGGTGGAAGAGGTGTCAATTCACGATGTTGAATCATCAAAGACGAGTAGTTTAACGACATTATCTACTCATGGTTCTCGAGATATTCAGGAGGTGGTTGGTGAAATTAAGAATGAATTTGAGATTGCATCTAGTCATGGGAAAGAGGTCGCATTGATGCTTGAGGTCGGGAAGCTACCCTATCTACCAAAGTCAACTGCACTCAAAG TGGCGCTGTCCAGAATTATGCATCGGAAAGCACCTTCTTCGGCATCGTCATTAGCTAGTTCTAGGCCTTCAGTAAGAGTGAATTCAAAGACAATAAAGCTTGCAAGATCTTATTATGAGAATTCTGAAAAGGACACAAATGTCGAGTATGGCAACATCTCATCTATTTTGGAAGAGCTCTATGCATGGGAAAAAAAGCTATATAAGGAAGTTAAG GTCGAAGAAAGGCTACGACTTGTTTATGAGAAGTTATGCAAGAAACTTAAAGCTTTGGATGACAAGGGGGCGGAGTCCAGCAAAATTGATGCAACACGAGCATCTGTAAGGAGATTACTAACAAAGCTTAATGTTTGCATGAGAGGTATCGAGGCCATCTCAAGCAGAATTCACAAGTTGAGGGATGAGGAACTGCAACCCCGGATCACAACATTGATTCATGG GCTTACAAGGATGTGGAAGTTGATGCTCAAGTGTCACCGGAAGCAGTTTCAAGCTATTATGGATAGTAAAACACGAACGTTGAGATCTAACACTGGATTTCAAAAAGATTCGAGGTTGAGAGCCACTattgaacttgaaatggagctcCGCAGTTGGTGCTCTAATTTCAACGATTGGATTACAGCTCAAAAGTCTTACGTTCAGTCTTTAAATGGATGGCTTTTTCAATGTCTAAATTATGAACCAGAAGTAACGTCTGATGGAATTGTACCCTTCTCCCCGGGACGTATTGGAGCTCCTCTGATTTTTGCAACATGCCATGATTGGCACCAAGCAATGGAAGTTATGAATGAAGACGGAGTTTCTAATTCTATGCAGCATTTTGCATCAAATTTGCGGAAACTGTGGGAGAGGCAAGACGAAGAGCAACGTCACAGGCTCAAAGCAGAGTTTCTTGCAAAAGATTATGACAAGCGGATGAAAGGGCTTCATGGTGAGAGGGTGAAGCCAGGGCGGAAACAAGACGGAGTGTCAGGAAAATCAATTGCTGCCTCAGACAGTGGAATCTCACGTCATGATGATCTTAAAGTAGACTTGGATTCGATGAGAAAGCGATTAGAAGAAGAGAGAATACGACACAGTGATGCTATGAAGTTGGTGCACGATGCAGCGTCTAGTAGTTTACAAGGAGGTTTGGTCCCAATATTCAAGGCTCTTGAGAACTTCTCCTCAGAGGCTTTGAAAGCTCATGCACAAGTAAGGCCACAAACTTCCGGAGAGGGCAATTAG
- the LOC108215766 gene encoding large ribosomal subunit protein uL16 has protein sequence MGRRPARCYRQIKNKPYPKSRYCRGVPDPKIRIYDVGMKKKGVDEFPFCVHLVSWEKENVSSEALEAARIACNKYMTKFAGKDAFHLRVRVHPFHVLRINKMLSCAGADRLQTGMRGAFGKPLGTCARVSIGQVLLSVRCKDTNSPHAQEALRRAKFKFPGRQKIIISRKWGFTKFNRTDYIKWKAENRILPDGVNAKLLGCHGPLARRQPGRAFIDAVAT, from the exons ATGGGAAGAC gACCTGCAAGATGTTATCGTCAGATCAAAAACAAGCCCTACCCCAAATCTCGATACTGTCGTGGTGTGCCCGATCCTAAGATTAGGATCTATGACGTTGGAATGAAAAAGAAGGGAGTTGATGAGTTCCCTTTCTGTGTCCATTTGGTCTCCTGGGAGAAGGAGAATGTCTCCAGTGAGGCTTTGGAAGCTGCTCGTATTGCTTGCAATAAGTACATGACAAAGTTTGCTGGTAAAGATGCGTTCCATCTACGGGTCAGGGTTCACCCTTTCCATGTGTTGCGCATTAATAAGATGTTGTCGTGTGCTGGGGCTGATAGGCTCCAGACTGGTATGAGGGGTGCTTTTGGGAAGCCACTTGGAACCTGTGCTCGGGTTAGTATTGGTCAGGTGCTCCTCTCTGTCCGCTGCAAGGACACTAATAGCCCCCATGCCCAGGAGGCATTGCGCCGTGCTAAGTTCAAGTTTCCTGGACGTCAGAAGATCATTATTAGCAGGAAATG GGGATTCACTAAGTTTAACCGGACTGATTATATCAAGTGGAAGGCAGAAAACCGCATTCTTCCTGATGGTGTCAATGCTAAG CTTCTGGGTTGTCATGGACCTCTTGCAAGACGCCAGCCTGGTAGAGCCTTTATTGATGCTGTGGCGACCTAG
- the LOC108217346 gene encoding uncharacterized protein LOC108217346 — protein MTDIGSKPRSTEQCRMHIHRLANVCKSCKAFLTMKLKKSSSRHKLDHAINKKHKSEDLKSPKLNSDKNEQNNGTGALRGLSGNLFNHKGHHASRRSSYSQPLGRATDTMSGNLSSLPKSTSQNIFGRNSVDGIRRQPSPLPRTMSTKIMYSNSSGVIKPPVVEKKLACTLEEICFGCVKKVKITRDVVTDNREIVQEDEVLTINVKPGWRNGTKITFEGKGNEVPGGETGDVVFLIAENNHLLFRKDGNDLVFEIEIPLVEALTGCRLSVPLLGGEKTMITMEDVIYPGYEKIVAGQGMPKAKEPGERGDLIVKFEVEFPRQLTDEQRSDVYNILHDSCW, from the exons ATGACCGATATTGGTTCGAAACCGCGGTCTACTGAGCAGTGTCGCATGCATATCCATCGTTTAGCAAATGTTTGTAAATCATGCAAAGCTTTTCTTACAATGAAGCTCAAGAAATCATCCAGTCGTCATAAGCTTGATCATGCCATCAACAAGAAGCACAAATCAGAGGACCTCAAATCTCCCAAG CTCAATAGTGACAAGAATGAACAGAACAATGGCACTGGTGCTCTCCGAGGATTAAGTGGGAATTTGTTCAACCATAAGGGCCATCATGCCTCTCGTCGCTCCAGTTATTCACAGCCACTGGGACGTGCAACAGATACCATGTCAGGGAATCTGTCATCTCTCCCGAAAAGCACGAGCCAGAACATTTTTGGCAGGAATAGTGTGGATGGAATACGGAGACAGCCAAGCCCACTCCCTAGAACTATGAGCACCAAGATTATGTATTCTAACTCCTCCGGGGTAATCAAACCTCCAGTGGTTGAGAAGAAGCTTGCTTGCACTCTTGAGGAGATATGCTTCGGGTGTGTTAAGAAGGTTAAGATCACAAGAGATGTTGTCACAGACAACAG AGAAATAGTGCAAGAAGACGAAGTGCTCACAATAAACGTGAAGCCCGGGTGGAGAAATGGCACAAAGATTACTTTCGAGGGCAAGGGAAATGAGGTACCAGGAGGTGAAACAGGAGACGTTGTATTCTTGATTGCAGAGAACAACCACCTTTTGTTCAGAAAAGATGGCAATGATTTGGTATTCGAAATAGAGATTCCCCTGGTAGAAGCGCTTACTGGTTGCAGACTTTCAGTGCCTCTATTAGGCGGAGAGAAGACGATGATAACAATGGAAGATGTGATATATCCCGGGTATGAGAAGATAGTAGCAGGGCAGGGAATGCCAAAGGCCAAAGAACCTGGAGAAAGGGGTGACCTGATAGTTAAATTTGAAGTAGAGTTTCCTAGGCAACTTACAGATGAACAAAGATCAGATGTTTATAACATTTTACACGACTCTTGTTGGTAA
- the LOC108215811 gene encoding aspartic proteinase Asp1 isoform X1 — MYLPFLYTLLLLLTSLEQPISAANQPHRYANKHGPSSVIFPVTGNVYPKGYFHVTIKIGHPAKAYFLDIDTGSDLTWLQCDAPCTKCIPAPHTPYKPTKDLVRCRDPLCASLQSPENLPCGTPEEQCDYEVGYADHGSSMGVLVKDFISLTLTNGSILGPRLAFGCGYNQEVADSVHPPYTDGVLGLGKGKSSIVGQIFNLGLTQNVVGHCLSGHGGGFLFLGNDLLPSSGVIWMPMSSKSIGNHYSLGNAELLFGGKATGVKGLNMVFDSGSTYTYFNSQAYKALFSLIKKEVNGKNLNEANDDKSLPVCWKGTKPFRSIRDVSNLFKPLALSFTKSKTAQLQMPPEAYLIVTDKGNVCLGIMDGSEVGLEDFNIIGDISLQDKIVIFDNEKQRIGWATANCERLPKSVDHEATQNFLHSYGVDSGILQDY, encoded by the exons ATGTATCTTCCATTCTTATACACCCTTTTGCTTTTACTAACTTCACTTGAACAACCCATCTCAGCTGCTAATCAGCCTCATCGCTATGCCAACAAACACGGACCCTCTTCTGTTATTTTTCCTGTTACTGGCAACGTTTATCCAAAAGG GTACTTTCATGTGACTATAAAAATAGGTCACCCTGCCAAAGCTTACTTCCTCGATATAGACACGGGCAGTGATCTCACTTGGCTCCAATGTGATGCTCCGTGTACAAAGTGCATACCG GCCCCTCACACTCCCTACAAGCCAACCAAAGACCTGGTTAGATGTAGGGATCCATTATGTGCGTCACTTCAGTCTCCGGAAAACCTTCCTTGTGGAACTCCAGAAGAGCAATGTGATTATGAAGTCGGATATGCTGATCATGGTTCATCTATGGGTGTGCTTGTCAAAGATTTTATTTCATTAACTTTAACTAATGGTAGTATACTTGGTCCCCGCCTTGCTTTTGG CTGTGGTTATAATCAAGAAGTTGCAGATTCAGTGCATCCACCTTACACCGATGGAGTCCTCGGCCTCGGGAAAGGAAAATCAAGTATTGTAGGACAGATTTTTAACCTGGGTTTAACACAAAATGTCGTTGGTCATTGCTTGAGTGGCCATGGGGGAGGTTTCCTATTTCTGGGAAATGATCTTCTTCCTTCTTCTGGAGTCATCTGGATGCCGATGTCAAGCAAATCTATAGG GAACCACTACTCTTTAGGAAATGCCGAACTCCTATTCGGTGGCAAGGCTACTGGGGTAAAGGGTCTCAACATGGTATTTGATAGTGGAAGTACATACACCTACTTCAATTCTCAAGCCTACAAAGCTTTATTTTCTTTG ATAAAGAAGGAAGTCAATGGTAAAAATTTGAATGAGGCAAATGATGATAAAAGCCTCCCAGTGTGCTGGAAAGGCACCAAACCTTTTAGATCCATTCGCGATGTCAGTAATTTATTCAAGCCATTAGCTCTGAGTTTTACCAAATCCAAAACTGCTCAGCTCCAAATGCCACCTGAAGCTTATCTTATTGTCACT gaTAAAGGAAACGTGTGTTTAGGTATCATGGATGGCTCCGAAGTTGGACTAGAAGACTTCAATATTATAGGAG ACATTTCGCTGCAAGATAAAATTGTGATATTTGATAATGAGAAACAGCGTATTGGATGGGCTACTGCAAATTGCGAAAGACTTCCCAAGTC TGTGGATCATGAAGCAACTCAGAATTTTCTGCATTCATATGGAGTTGACTCTGGTATCTTGCAGGACTATTGA
- the LOC108215811 gene encoding aspartic proteinase Asp1 isoform X2, which yields MYLPFLYTLLLLLTSLEQPISAANQPHRYANKHGPSSVIFPVTGNVYPKGYFHVTIKIGHPAKAYFLDIDTGSDLTWLQCDAPCTKCIPAPHTPYKPTKDLVRCRDPLCASLQSPENLPCGTPEEQCDYEVGYADHGSSMGVLVKDFISLTLTNGSILGPRLAFGCGYNQEVADSVHPPYTDGVLGLGKGKSSIVGQIFNLGLTQNVVGHCLSGHGGGFLFLGNDLLPSSGVIWMPMSSKSIGNHYSLGNAELLFGGKATGVKGLNMVFDSGSTYTYFNSQAYKALFSLIKKEVNGKNLNEANDDKSLPVCWKGTKPFRSIRDVSNLFKPLALSFTKSKTAQLQMPPEAYLIVTDKGNVCLGIMDGSEVGLEDFNIIGDISLQDKIVIFDNEKQRIGWATANCERLPNVDHEATQNFLHSYGVDSGILQDY from the exons ATGTATCTTCCATTCTTATACACCCTTTTGCTTTTACTAACTTCACTTGAACAACCCATCTCAGCTGCTAATCAGCCTCATCGCTATGCCAACAAACACGGACCCTCTTCTGTTATTTTTCCTGTTACTGGCAACGTTTATCCAAAAGG GTACTTTCATGTGACTATAAAAATAGGTCACCCTGCCAAAGCTTACTTCCTCGATATAGACACGGGCAGTGATCTCACTTGGCTCCAATGTGATGCTCCGTGTACAAAGTGCATACCG GCCCCTCACACTCCCTACAAGCCAACCAAAGACCTGGTTAGATGTAGGGATCCATTATGTGCGTCACTTCAGTCTCCGGAAAACCTTCCTTGTGGAACTCCAGAAGAGCAATGTGATTATGAAGTCGGATATGCTGATCATGGTTCATCTATGGGTGTGCTTGTCAAAGATTTTATTTCATTAACTTTAACTAATGGTAGTATACTTGGTCCCCGCCTTGCTTTTGG CTGTGGTTATAATCAAGAAGTTGCAGATTCAGTGCATCCACCTTACACCGATGGAGTCCTCGGCCTCGGGAAAGGAAAATCAAGTATTGTAGGACAGATTTTTAACCTGGGTTTAACACAAAATGTCGTTGGTCATTGCTTGAGTGGCCATGGGGGAGGTTTCCTATTTCTGGGAAATGATCTTCTTCCTTCTTCTGGAGTCATCTGGATGCCGATGTCAAGCAAATCTATAGG GAACCACTACTCTTTAGGAAATGCCGAACTCCTATTCGGTGGCAAGGCTACTGGGGTAAAGGGTCTCAACATGGTATTTGATAGTGGAAGTACATACACCTACTTCAATTCTCAAGCCTACAAAGCTTTATTTTCTTTG ATAAAGAAGGAAGTCAATGGTAAAAATTTGAATGAGGCAAATGATGATAAAAGCCTCCCAGTGTGCTGGAAAGGCACCAAACCTTTTAGATCCATTCGCGATGTCAGTAATTTATTCAAGCCATTAGCTCTGAGTTTTACCAAATCCAAAACTGCTCAGCTCCAAATGCCACCTGAAGCTTATCTTATTGTCACT gaTAAAGGAAACGTGTGTTTAGGTATCATGGATGGCTCCGAAGTTGGACTAGAAGACTTCAATATTATAGGAG ACATTTCGCTGCAAGATAAAATTGTGATATTTGATAATGAGAAACAGCGTATTGGATGGGCTACTGCAAATTGCGAAAGACTTCCCAA TGTGGATCATGAAGCAACTCAGAATTTTCTGCATTCATATGGAGTTGACTCTGGTATCTTGCAGGACTATTGA
- the LOC108215811 gene encoding aspartic proteinase Asp1 isoform X3 has product MPTNTDPLLLFFLLLATFIQKGHPAKAYFLDIDTGSDLTWLQCDAPCTKCIPAPHTPYKPTKDLVRCRDPLCASLQSPENLPCGTPEEQCDYEVGYADHGSSMGVLVKDFISLTLTNGSILGPRLAFGCGYNQEVADSVHPPYTDGVLGLGKGKSSIVGQIFNLGLTQNVVGHCLSGHGGGFLFLGNDLLPSSGVIWMPMSSKSIGNHYSLGNAELLFGGKATGVKGLNMVFDSGSTYTYFNSQAYKALFSLIKKEVNGKNLNEANDDKSLPVCWKGTKPFRSIRDVSNLFKPLALSFTKSKTAQLQMPPEAYLIVTDKGNVCLGIMDGSEVGLEDFNIIGDISLQDKIVIFDNEKQRIGWATANCERLPKSVDHEATQNFLHSYGVDSGILQDY; this is encoded by the exons ATGCCAACAAACACGGACCCTCTTCTGTTATTTTTCCTGTTACTGGCAACGTTTATCCAAAAGG GTCACCCTGCCAAAGCTTACTTCCTCGATATAGACACGGGCAGTGATCTCACTTGGCTCCAATGTGATGCTCCGTGTACAAAGTGCATACCG GCCCCTCACACTCCCTACAAGCCAACCAAAGACCTGGTTAGATGTAGGGATCCATTATGTGCGTCACTTCAGTCTCCGGAAAACCTTCCTTGTGGAACTCCAGAAGAGCAATGTGATTATGAAGTCGGATATGCTGATCATGGTTCATCTATGGGTGTGCTTGTCAAAGATTTTATTTCATTAACTTTAACTAATGGTAGTATACTTGGTCCCCGCCTTGCTTTTGG CTGTGGTTATAATCAAGAAGTTGCAGATTCAGTGCATCCACCTTACACCGATGGAGTCCTCGGCCTCGGGAAAGGAAAATCAAGTATTGTAGGACAGATTTTTAACCTGGGTTTAACACAAAATGTCGTTGGTCATTGCTTGAGTGGCCATGGGGGAGGTTTCCTATTTCTGGGAAATGATCTTCTTCCTTCTTCTGGAGTCATCTGGATGCCGATGTCAAGCAAATCTATAGG GAACCACTACTCTTTAGGAAATGCCGAACTCCTATTCGGTGGCAAGGCTACTGGGGTAAAGGGTCTCAACATGGTATTTGATAGTGGAAGTACATACACCTACTTCAATTCTCAAGCCTACAAAGCTTTATTTTCTTTG ATAAAGAAGGAAGTCAATGGTAAAAATTTGAATGAGGCAAATGATGATAAAAGCCTCCCAGTGTGCTGGAAAGGCACCAAACCTTTTAGATCCATTCGCGATGTCAGTAATTTATTCAAGCCATTAGCTCTGAGTTTTACCAAATCCAAAACTGCTCAGCTCCAAATGCCACCTGAAGCTTATCTTATTGTCACT gaTAAAGGAAACGTGTGTTTAGGTATCATGGATGGCTCCGAAGTTGGACTAGAAGACTTCAATATTATAGGAG ACATTTCGCTGCAAGATAAAATTGTGATATTTGATAATGAGAAACAGCGTATTGGATGGGCTACTGCAAATTGCGAAAGACTTCCCAAGTC TGTGGATCATGAAGCAACTCAGAATTTTCTGCATTCATATGGAGTTGACTCTGGTATCTTGCAGGACTATTGA